In Candidatus Cloacimonas sp., one DNA window encodes the following:
- a CDS encoding macro domain-containing protein: MIKVLTGDILSSSMQTKVNTVNCVGVMGKGIAKLFKLQYPEMYEDYVDRCKAGEVQEGIPYLYKDIFGNQILNFPTKKHWKDLSNLESISKGLDYFIQHYHDWDINSIAFPPLGCGNGGLLWQQVGPVMYQKLSQIDIPVEIYAPYGTERKYLTREFLCSSPDLSKPAQTLDREILPGYIAILEILYRLEKMKYTVNIGYTIFQKICYLSDLAGIDTGLQFKKGKFGPYSPDINKLHHLLSRENLISIASKGNQIAIKTGIEYPNLRIKSKSIISQYESIIAKVVDLFSRIKSTKHAEEIGTIIYALEELAQGSKTNLVSEMDFYNYILSWKKQWNTPEKKESIAYTIRYLVIQGWIDIAYSEELPVDYY, encoded by the coding sequence TCTATGCAAACCAAAGTTAATACCGTTAACTGTGTTGGAGTTATGGGTAAAGGAATAGCAAAACTTTTTAAACTGCAATATCCGGAAATGTATGAAGATTATGTAGATAGATGTAAAGCAGGAGAAGTTCAAGAAGGCATTCCCTATCTCTATAAAGATATTTTTGGCAATCAGATATTGAATTTCCCTACTAAAAAACATTGGAAGGATTTATCTAACCTTGAAAGCATTAGCAAGGGACTGGATTATTTTATCCAACATTATCACGACTGGGATATTAATTCCATTGCATTTCCACCTTTAGGTTGTGGAAATGGAGGTCTATTATGGCAGCAGGTAGGTCCTGTTATGTATCAAAAGCTTTCTCAAATAGATATTCCGGTGGAAATTTATGCTCCCTACGGCACTGAAAGAAAGTATCTGACCCGGGAATTTTTATGCTCATCACCCGATTTATCTAAACCAGCCCAAACTTTAGATAGGGAAATATTACCTGGTTATATCGCCATTCTGGAAATTTTGTACCGTTTGGAAAAAATGAAATATACTGTGAATATTGGTTATACGATATTTCAAAAAATCTGTTATCTTTCGGATTTGGCAGGGATAGATACAGGACTTCAGTTTAAAAAAGGAAAATTCGGTCCTTATTCTCCAGATATAAATAAACTTCATCATTTACTTAGTAGGGAAAACCTAATATCTATTGCTTCCAAAGGTAACCAGATAGCCATTAAAACAGGAATTGAATACCCTAATCTCAGAATTAAAAGTAAATCAATAATCTCACAATATGAAAGTATTATTGCTAAAGTTGTTGACCTGTTCAGTAGAATAAAATCTACTAAACACGCTGAAGAAATCGGGACTATAATCTATGCTTTAGAAGAGCTTGCTCAAGGTAGTAAAACTAACCTCGTTTCGGAAATGGATTTTTACAATTATATTTTAAGCTGGAAAAAGCAATGGAACACTCCTGAAAAAAAGGAATCTATCGCCTATACTATCAGATATCTTGTTATTCAAGGATGGATAGATATTGCTTATAGCGAAGAACTACCGGTTGATTATTACTAA